agaaaagaaaaaaaaaagtgaacgAGTGATATGAATAAGGGAAATGAAGTGTATGAAGAAATATATATGCAAATTAGCAACGAATTTAGTAACATATTCATAGTACATTgctaaatttaaatattgaaatttatttttttccccAAAAAATAATAACAGATCACAAAAGTCGTTACTAAATCCGTTGCTAATTAACAGCGGATTTGTAATTCGTTACTAATTATAATTACATacactttcaaaattttaatggtGAGTTTTTTCCTCATAAAATTAGCAATAGATTTTAGAATCCATTGCTAAATTTATATTCAATtatttttacaaataatttttgacaaaatttatataattattctttttttaatttcacGAAAATGGCAACGGATTAAATGCTCCATTGCTATTAGCAACGGATTTGAAAATCCAttgtaaaatttatattcaaatattttttacaaattattgacaaaatttatataattatttattttaatttcacaaAAATAGCAACGGTCCGTTgctaaatttatattcaaatatttttacaaTATCGATTTGCAATAAATTTTAGCAACGAATGTTAATCCATTTCTAATAGCAACGGATTTAGAAACAAGATGTTGTTTTTGTTGCTAAAGTATTGctctatataatttttatttcaaaattgcAACGAAATCAAAAATTGGTTGCAGAATCCGTTGCTATTAGCAATAAATTACAGTCCGTTACAAAAATCTGTTGCTAATTCGTGTTTTTCTTGTAGTGTAAGGTCTTCAGTTTGAGTTCTAATCCAAGCCAATTGTATGCATAAGGACATTGGATGAGAAGCATAGAGAAGGTTGGCGGTGAACTCTCTTAGAAGCCTCCATTTATGATATTAACGCTCCTAATCTCTACATTCCACTCATGGCATTTGGTACCTATCTAGTTCTGGCTGGCTTCTTCTTGGGCATCAATGGCAAGTAtgttgtcttcttcttcttctatgtGTGTACATAGACAAATTCGCTCTCTTTTATTAAGTTCTTTTTAAATGAGATTTAAATAGTGATTCTTTGTAGAATATTTCACTAATATAATGTTAAAAATGCTTTTTTTCTTCGAAAAATAGTGATTCCATATAGGCAAATATATGTGGCTACCTCCAATTTGCTTGCCAAATATTATTACTTACTATAAGATAAAACCATTGACATTTCCCTTCAACTTTCTACAAATTGTAGGTTTAGCCTAGAAGCTTTAAGTGTGCAACTAACAAACGGTTTGCTATGCTGGTTATTCCAAGTCCTGCTCCTTGAAGCTACCTTGCACATGCTAGGAGATGGAGATGTGCCTTTGCTTGATGTTGTAGCCTACGGTAGATACACATTCTCGGTGGTGTCAGTGGCTGTTTTGGCAAGGATTGCTTGCAGATACTGCTTGTATACAGTCACATTGTGGGAATGCTTTTGCATGGGAATGTTCCTTGTTAAGATCATGAAGAGAACATTGTAGAAATGAGAAGTTGTGAGAAGCTATCACACCCtattcctctgtaagatgtaacatgatcccatagtatacctaatgaattaccgtacttcgcctaccggtaacccattaaatatact
Above is a genomic segment from Hevea brasiliensis isolate MT/VB/25A 57/8 chromosome 17, ASM3005281v1, whole genome shotgun sequence containing:
- the LOC110656499 gene encoding LOW QUALITY PROTEIN: uncharacterized protein LOC110656499 (The sequence of the model RefSeq protein was modified relative to this genomic sequence to represent the inferred CDS: inserted 1 base in 1 codon; substituted 1 base at 1 genomic stop codon), encoding MNERIMGSKVEVLMMPPSKDANSFGEAIYGAGTDLIRSEMGAYGEKLLGSSSAYVQSNISRYLSNLQYYFQVNDQYVKNKLKIILFPFLHKGHWMRSIEKVGGELSXKPPXYDINAPNLYIPLMAFGTYLVLAGFFLGINGKFSLEALSVQLTNGLLCWLFQVLLLEATLHMLGDGDVPLLDVVAYGRYTFSVVSVAVLARIACRYCLYTVTLWECFCMGMFLVKIMKRTFRIYGLRKVRALQKHSSKRHYLLLLVGIAQIPLLFWLGNVGV